In Salmo salar chromosome ssa24, Ssal_v3.1, whole genome shotgun sequence, the following proteins share a genomic window:
- the LOC106585437 gene encoding CCN family member 1: MFSLVSLRRTVSTLFVLLSSAAVMVESDCPTQCSCGPSPQSCPAGISWVTDACGCCKVCARQFNQDCSPSQPCDHIKGLHCHLGAGGDPERGLCRAEAQGRPCEFNGRVYQHGEDFQPSCQHQCSCMDGVVGCMPLCPQQVPLPNWRCSQPRLARPWDRCCQEWVCDDKNHISEDPEELPQAALPDPQPLQNHINNQLQAQALAQPRYQASTGVTFRELVSLPSARCFPQTTDWTECSTTCGMGISSRVTNNNAECRLVRETRLCQVRQCDLQLTPAIKRVKKCQRTVRPQEPIRINFAGCSTTRRHRPHTCGSCADGRCCTPSLTRTVRLRFQCPDGEGFTRNVMWIQSCSCKKSCHNHSSPSRPSVSLHNDIHNFRH; encoded by the exons ATGTTTTCTCTGGTTAGTTTGAGACGGACCGTCTCCACACTGTTCGTTCTCCTCTCCAGTGCTGCTGTCATG gTGGAGAGTGACTGTCCTACCCAGTGCTCCTGTGGTCCCTCACCGCAATCGTGCCCAGCGGGCATTAGTTGGGTGACAGACGCCTGTGGCTGCTGTAAGGTGTGTGCCAGGCAGTTCAACCAGGACTGCAGCCCCAGCCAGCCCTGTGACCACATCAAGGGCCTGCACTGCCACCTGGGGGCTGGGGGAGACCCAGAGAGAGGCCTGTGCCGAG CGGAGGCCCAGGGCCGGCCCTGTGAGTTCAACGGGCGTGTCTACCAGCATGGAGAGGACTTCCAGCCCAGCTGCCAGCACCAGTGCAGCTGCATGGATGGGGTGGTGGGCTGTATGCCACTCTGTCCCCAGCAGGTGCCCTTGCCCAACTGGCGCTGCTCCCAGCCAAGGCTGGCACGGCCCTGGGACCGCTGCTGTCAGGAGTGGGTGTGTGATGACAAAAACCACATCAGTGAGGACCCAGAGGAACTTCCACAGGCAGCCCTACCTGACCCACAACCCCTCCAAAACCACATCAACAACCAGCTCCAGGCCCAAGCCCTGGCCCAGCCACGCTATCAGGCCAGCACTGGAGTCACCTTTAGAG AGTTGGTGTCCCTCCCCAGCGCCAGATGcttccctcagaccactgattgGACGGAATGTTCCACCACGTGCGGGATGGGCATCTCAAGCCGGGTGACCAATAACAACGCAGAGTGTCGGCTGGTCAGAGAGACACGACTCTGTCAGGTCCGCCAATGTGACCTGCAGCTTACCCCAGCAATCAAG AGGGTAAAGAAGTGCCAGCGTACAGTGCGCCCCCAGGAGCCAATCAGGATCAACTTTGCTGGCTGCTCCACAACACGCCGCCATCGGCCTCACACCTGTGGCTCCTGTGCGGACGGGCGATGCTGCACCCCTTCACTGACCCGCACCGTCCGCCTGCGCTTCCAATGTCCCGACGGAGAGGGCTTCACACGCAACGTCATGTGGATCCAGAGCTGCAGCTGCAAGAAGAGCTGCCACAATCACAGTTCCCCCTCAAGGCCCTCTGTCAGCCTGCACAATGACATCCACAACTTCAGGCACTGA